The stretch of DNA TCAGTACCAGATCAAGGAGAGCCTGAAGCTAGACGTGAGAGTAAACGGTATAAGGCAGATTGATTGCACAAACGAAGCTGTAATTTATACAGGTAAAATCGCCAAATTGAGGAAATTCAATGTTTATGTTGGCGATAATTTTATTGAGGGAACCGGCGCCGATGGGGTTATTATTGCCACGCCAATGGGTTCGACCTCTTACTCATTCAGTGCGGGGGGCCCAATACTTCTTCCAGATCTCAAGGCCATGGTCATCTCGTATCTCGCCCCGTTCGGTTCCAGGACACGGCCGCTGATCGTGCCGGCCGGGGAGACGATCAAAGTAAAACAGATAGGAAAGGAGCAGGACGGGATCCTTATTCTTGATGGGCAGTCACATGTCCCGCTCAATCCCGGTGATACTGTGGAAGTGGCTGTGTCTGACGAAAAGGCAAGATTCATTTCGCTGAAGGGCACGTTTTACGAGAAACTCAGGGAGAAATTGATAAAACTTGTGGTCAATTAGACGTAGGGTACTTAGAATGATAATGGAAGCATCAAGGGATTCTATGCCCAAGGAATTTGGCGCATATCTCAGAGCGGAAAAAAACGTCATTTATGAGATAGCAATTCTTCCGGGAACCATTCAGGGAGACAAGCACACGATTTTTCAGACATACAATAAACCAATAGATTTCTCAATTGTTGGGAGCGTTCACTCTCATCCTTCCGGAGTTACGCTGCCATCCGATGCCGACATACATATGTTTCAGAACAGTGGCCCCATCCACCTCATAGTTGGCTACCCCTTCCGATTGAGCGATTATTCCGCCTACAATCAGGATGGTAGGAAGACGGAGATTAAAATTATATGAGGTGCACGATCAGCCGGGTTGTGTGCCTTCACTGTTTCAGGTTCCTGCTAAACAGATCATGGTCTTCTTTCTCATATTCGTCATAACCGATGATATTGTAATATTCTTTGCGGGTCATCAGTTTGTCCAGAAAGCTTGTCTGTGTTCCGAGTTTGATGAGGTCAGTATAGACTTCCAGTGCGTTCTTGAGAAATGCCCTGAAAACTGTCAGTGGAAAGATCACCAT from Thermoplasmataceae archaeon encodes:
- a CDS encoding NAD(+) kinase translates to MKVAFIIRRDCTRCAKIVGRIIELFPPDWEAEFDKDTADLVGKEGKDIGEINADIIITIGGDGTALRALQMARGPILGINMGGLGFLTEIEIGEIEKSIYQLIRGQYQIKESLKLDVRVNGIRQIDCTNEAVIYTGKIAKLRKFNVYVGDNFIEGTGADGVIIATPMGSTSYSFSAGGPILLPDLKAMVISYLAPFGSRTRPLIVPAGETIKVKQIGKEQDGILILDGQSHVPLNPGDTVEVAVSDEKARFISLKGTFYEKLREKLIKLVVN
- a CDS encoding Mov34/MPN/PAD-1 family protein; its protein translation is MIMEASRDSMPKEFGAYLRAEKNVIYEIAILPGTIQGDKHTIFQTYNKPIDFSIVGSVHSHPSGVTLPSDADIHMFQNSGPIHLIVGYPFRLSDYSAYNQDGRKTEIKII